The Paenibacillus mucilaginosus 3016 genome includes the window AGCTGACGGGCTCGTTCAACACGATGGTCCGCGGACTTCGCGAGCTGGTCACGAAGATCAGTGACCAGGCCATGACCCTGTCCGCTTCTTCGGAGGAACTGACCGCAAGCAGCGAGCAGACGGTCCGCGCCTCGGAGCATATCGCTTCGGCTACGGGCGAGATGGCGGCAGGCTTCGATACGCAGGTGCGCACCGTGGCGGCGGCTTCCCGCTCCGTCGAGAGCATGCACGTCAAATTCACGGATATTGAAGAAAATGGTTCCGAAATGGCCCAGCTCGTGGGCAGCGCCGCTTCGGCAACCGATCAGGGCGTCCACGCGGTAAGCTCCATTCTCCGTCAAATGGGCGAGATCGAGAGCAGCGTATCGGAAACGCAGCAGCGAATCCTTACGCTCGGCGAGCGCACCGAACAGATCGGCACCTTCGTAACGACGATTAACGAGATTGCAAGACAGACCAACCTGCTGGCCCTGAACGCTTCTATTGAAGCTTCGCGGGCCGGGGATGCCGGACGCGGCTTTGCCGTCGTCGCGGAAGAGATCCGCAAGCTCGCCGACGCTACCAGCCAGTCCTCCAAGCAGATCGCTGATATTATTACCGGCGTTCAGGCGGAGAGCCACCGTGCAGTGGAGTCCATGAACCGCGGCGCCGAGCGCGTCGAGCAGGGCGTGAAGCAGAGCGGAGAAGTATCCGACGCGTTCGAGTCGATCGATACCGCCATCCGCCGCGTAAGCGAGAAGGTGCATGCCGTAGAAGCCGCGATCCGTGCGGTTGCCGCCGAATCCCGTGCCATTACGGAAGCGATGGAACAGGTGAACTCCGTATCGGAGCAGGGCGCCGCCAGCATCCAGCAGACGACCGCCGCCAGCGAAGAGCAGCTGTCCACTATGGAGGAGGTTGCCGGCTCCGCCCGTTCCCTGGCTCAGCTCGCCGAAGAGCTGCAGCACACCCTCTCCCGCTTCCGGGTGTAATCTTCATCTTCCTTGCCAGACCTGTACGCCCCCGCGTACAGGTCTTTTTGCAAATCTAAGAATTTAGATCTCTCCGCGGCTCAGGTGGAGCGAACCGCCAAAAAAGAAAGTGCTTGACAGGGAGATGCTGGCAGGATTTTAGGGCCGGGCACAGAATTTTTGTTTAAAGTAAAGGTACTGGGTGCACCTTCAGCATGAAGAAAGAGCCACACTCCCCCCGAGGCTCCCTTGTACCGCCGCCGCCGATTGAACGGGTACCTGAAGTCTAACCGCGAACAAAGAATACACAACACCGGGAGTTGGAGTACCGAATGAACGCGAACTGGATTTTCTACTTTTTCACAGGTGCAGTCTGTCTGTCTTCCCTGTACTATGATCAATCGCCGAATCCCGTACTGCTTGTGCTTGCGGCATCGGCGTATGCCCTCTCCCTGTTGAAGAAGCAGCCCGGCCTGCCGCTGCGCGGAGTGCAGCTGCTCCTGCTTGTCGTCTTTCACTACATGAGCGCTTCCTGGTGGATCCTGGTGCTCTACTATCTGCACATGAGCTTCCTCGCTTACCGGCTCCACCGTCTGTGGGCGGCCCTGGTGGTGAATGGCGCCCTAATGGCCGCCTTCTCGGCCGTCACGCTGATCCATACGCCGATTCACCGTGACACCTCCCTGCTCATCCTGTTTGCAGCCGTGAGCTGCCTGGCGCTCTCCTTCCTCTTCCGCAGCTACATCCACGATATCGAGAAGCAAAAACAGCGCCTGAGCAATGAGAAAAAACATCTCAGCACCCATGACGCGCTTACCGGACTCTATAACTTTCAGGAATTCCACCGTCAGCTCGAGGGGCTGGCGGGGGCCGGGAACCCTTTTATTCTCGTGCTCATCGATTGCAAAGACCTCAAGTCCCTGAACACTACGAACGGCTTTCAGGGCGTGAACCGCATCCTGAAGCAGGCCGCGCAGCTCCTGCGGATCATGTTCCCGGACGCTTGTCTCATCTCCCGCTACGGCGGAGACGAATTCGCCCTTGTCGTCCAGGCGGAGGACCTGGAAGAGAACCACCAGCGGATGACCCAGCTGCTCGCTTCGGAATTCCCCAGGCTTGCGGCCATCGAAGTAAATTTCGGCATGGCCTGCTACCCCCAGGAAGGACAGCACAAAGACGACCTGATCCTGGTCGCCGAACACAATCTGTATCTGATGAAGCGGGACAGCTGGCTGAAACGGGAGGAGCATATGCTGCGAAGCGAGAAGCTTCGTGTGGTGGGGGAGCTTGCCTCGGGCATGGCGCATGAAATCCGCAACCCGCTGACGACGGTGAAAGGCTTCCTGCAGCTGTCCAAAGCGGGGGATTACAACGTGGAACCCTGGTATGACCTCATCATGGACGAAATCAACCGGATGAGCATGCTGACGGCCGAGTTTCTTCAGTTCTCGCGGCCCCATGTCACCCAGTATAAGGTGCAGTCCATCACCGGCTGCATCCACCGGATCATTCAGCTGCTCGAATCGGAGTCCACGCGGCTCGGGCACGAGATTCATTTTGAACATCCCGGCCAGGATCTCCGGATGCTGATGGACCAGGACAAGATGCTGCAGCTGCTGCTGAACCTGGTCAAGAACGCCTACGAGGCCATGCCCGAACAGGGGATCGTCGACATTCGCCTCGGAGCCCGTGACGGGATGGCCGTCATCGAGATTGCCGACAACGGCAAAGGCATCCCCGAAACGGAACTCGATAAAATTTTTATACCTTTCTATACCACCAAAGATTCCGGCACCGGGCTCGGCCTTTCGATCTGCCACAAGATCGTACAGGATCACGAGGGTGTCATCGAGGTCGAGAGCGTGCTCGGCCTGGGCACCAAATTCACCATTACTCTACCGCTCACGGAAGCGGAAGAGCAGCCCGGCGAGCCGCTGATTACGACAAGCCGGCCAACGATTTCCGTATAAGTCCGTTCCACAGCTCGGCAGCCTGCTGAAGCGGATCATTGCGCCGCTCGGACGCGTAGCTGAGCCAGCCGACCGCCATGCCGAGGAGCGCACCGCCGAGCACTTCTTCCGGCAGGTGCCCCAGGCTCTCTTCCAGTTCTTCCTTGGGCTTATCCCCCGGCTCTCGCATCGCCGGGTTCGTAAGCTTGAGCAGAGCCGCACCGATATCGTTGACCTCTTCGGCGATCAGTCCGGCATGCCGGCGGATGCCCATGGCATCGTACATGACGATGAGGCTGAGAATCGTCGACAGGGCGAACGGAATGGAAGCGAATCCTTTCTTGAGGCCCACATAGGTGGCGAGCGACACTACCGCAGCCGAATGGGAGCTTGGCATCCCTCCGGTGCCGAACAGATCCTTCCACTCGATCCGTCCGGTCTGTCGCAGCTTCATCGGGACCTTGAGCGCCTGCGCGGCACCGATCCCGGCAATGGACGTCCATAACGCCCGGTTCATTACACATCACCCCCGGATTTAGCATCCGAAGCTTGCGCTGTTTCTATGCCTTCCATCGTCTCCTAGCTCCGGCCTTCGGCGGGAGCTTGTCTGCGTTTATTGGCGCGAAGCCGCATCCTGGGCGAGAGCTCTCCAGTAATCCTCCGCATGCCGGACCCGCAGCATATAGCCCGGCTCGATCCCCTCTGCCGCCAATTCCGCCTCGTCTACCGCCGATATCGTCAGCCGGTCCAGCAGGGCGCTCCATTCCTGCACGGACACCTCTCCCTGCAGCACTTCCTCCAGCGGATCGAGGCAGCGCGTCGAGAAGACGCCGTGCAGCGGGAACAGCCCCTGCTCCCCCTTCGGCAGGCAGGCGAGATTCCCCTCCCGGGTCATCCGCTCCAGAAGCCGCAGGGCCGCCTGCGGAGACACGCACGGCATGGCGTATCCCGTGACCCAGACCGCGTTATTCTGCGCCAGGGCCACTCCTGCATGCAGCCCGCCCAGTGGCCCCCGCCCTTCATAATAATCCGCAAGCACGCGAACATGCCTCGGCACATGCTCCAGATAGCGCCGCGGATCGTCCGTCACGAGGATGATCTCGCTGCAGCAGGATTCCATCACCTGAAGCTGGCGCTCCAGGATCGTGCCCTCCGCGTAAGGCAGCAGACCCGCTTCCCTTCCTCTTAACCGCCGCATGGCACCGCCCGCCAGAATGATTCCTGTCATCATGCTGTTCGTTTCCTCCTCTGGCTTCGAAAATAATCCTGTTCCCACTATACCGTCTTTCGCGCGGACTGCCTGTCACAACGGTCACAGCCCCCGCAGGAAAAGTTCGCCTGACGTGATAAGCGTCACATCAAGGCCCGGGAAATTGGGGTATCTTAAGAAGAAAGAGCTACAGCCCGGGGATCCCAGGAAGAGCAGGAGGGTGCTAGAACCATCATGACAGACACCAAACAAGGCGGCATGATCCGCCATAAAGCGAACTCGGAGTGCTTCTCCTCACAGAACCTCGACCGGCTCAAGGCAACCATGTACGAGATGAACGTAAAAGCCGGTGACCACCTCTTCTGGGAAGGCGATCCGGCTGATAAGCTGTACTATGTCAAAAGCGGAAGTGTGCGCATCACCAAGGACAGCGGTGACGGCAAACACTTTATTCTCTATACCCACGGGGAGGGAGACCTCTTCGGCCAGCTGGATCCGTTCCAGGCCTCCCTGCACAGCTTCAATGCCGAGACGCTGGAAGACAGTGTCATCGGGGCCATCCAGCAGAAGGATCTGGACACCCTCCTCTGGCAGCATGGCGACCTTGCCGTGGAATTCATGAAATGGATGGGACTCATGCACCGGATGACCCAGACCAAATTCCGCGACCTGATGATGTTCGGCAAGCCGGGTGCGCTCTGCTCCACGCTGATCCGTCTGTGCAACTCCTACGGGGAAAAGCAGGGCGACGCCATCCGCATCACCCGCAAGGTAACGAACACGGAGCTGGCCGAGATGATCGGCTCCACCCGGGAGAGCGTGAACCGGATGCTCAGCGACCTCAAGAAAGCCGATGTCGTCACCCTCGAGGGCGGGTATACCATCGTCAAGGATCTCTCCTATCTAAGGGACATCTGCCAGTGCGAAAACTGCCCGCTGGACATGTGCCGCATCTGATTATGCCTGGAAGCGGGTCAGCATCGAGATCGGGAAGCTGGCTTCTTCCCGGCCGTCCAGCGTTCCCCAGGCCATAATGCCGTTCAGGTAGACTACATGAAACGGCAGCTGCACGTTGTGCACTTTATACAGACCCGGCGGGAAATCCGCAGGATCGAGTGTATAGGACTTCGCCGTTTCATATTTGCTCTCAAGCACGGCCTTCTGGCTTGGGAATTCGGCCTGCTCCATTTCTTCGCGGAGCCTCTTCATTTCGTGTTCAATTTCTTCGCGTGTCATCTGACTGTACAGTTTCTTCATGCCTGCCGCTCCTTCCGAATATAACGCTCCGCCAGCGCCGTGAGCCGGAGCCCGTGCTCCGCGATCAGGCGCTGAATTTTGGCGAAGCCTGCAAGATAATACTGCGCCCGGTCCTCCGCCTCCACGCCCGCCAGGCTGCGGCCCAGAAAGTGCGGCACAAGCACCAGCCGCCGGAGCAGCAAAAGCTGCGGCAGCGCCTGAAGCTCCGCCTCCGTCAAGCCGGCTGCCCGGCCGTAGCCTTCCAGCGCCCGCTCCGCCGCCTGCCAGCAGGCCTCTTCCGCTTCCGGCGAACCGAGGCGGTCCGGCGGGAAGAGCTCGGCGAGGAAGACGCCAAGCTCCATCGCACGCCAATCCGGCGTAACGAATTCAAAGTCCAGGACCGCGGTGATCCGGTCACCGGAGGCCAGCATATTGCCGTACACGATATCGGAGTGTACGAGCTGTACCGGCAGCTGAAGCAGCTCCGGCAGTGACTGCTCCAGCCCGTCCAATGCATTGCGGACGCTTTCCGCCTCGTCCTTCATGCCCCGGCCGCTCATCTCCTCCAGCCATGTCCGCAGTACTTCCCGGCTTACCAGCGGATGGACATGGTAAATGTCATAATAAGGCTCGTACGCAGGGGCATCGGCAATCTTCACCTGCTCCAGTGCCGCCGTGAGCTGTCCTACGGCTTCGCCGGCCGCCAGGGCCACTTCCGGAATGTCGAGCTCCGCCCGCTCCCCTTCGATGTAATGGAACAGCACGGCCAGCTTGCCGTCCCCTGAGAATACATACGTTCCGCCTTCCAGAGACAGACAGGGCTGCGGTACGGCATAGGGCAGACGGGCTTCGCCCAGGGCCCGCAGCACGGCGTGCTCGAACGCCGCTTTCTGCTCGTCCGCATGATTTTCATAGATGCGGAGCACATAGAGTGCCCCGTTCATCCGTATGTATCGGGTCGTGTTGTTGACACCGCTCTCTTTTTCTTCGACAATCCATGACGGGCTTGTGAAGTATTTGGCAAGGATCGAGCTTATTCGCTCCTCGGATGTGCAGAACATGTCCTATTCCCTCGATTCATGTCACCTTATGTAACAAAGTTAGGATCGTTTTTTGCTAGAACTATTGTATAATAGAATTATCCGAAGAGGAAAGGGAGGAATAGATTCCGATGACGACTGAACTCATTATCGGCGACCGCAAAATTCCCGTTCGATTCATTTCGAGTGACCAGAAAGCGATTCCAAGGCTCCTGACCGTGCTGGAAAGTTCGCAGCTGAAGCAGTCGATGCCGTCCTGCCCTCCGATCCAAGAGATCGACCATATCGAAGTCATCGGCAACAACGCCGTCCTGTACGACTCTAAAGCCCGCAGCAGCGTTCAACTGCCGCTCTACTAAGAGCGGTTTTTTCATATTTAAGCATTTATATCTCACCAGGCCCGATTCTGTCATCTTAGATTTCGGATAACCGCCCTTTTGTCCTTAAAGCCGGTGAGGCCGATGATCCTGTTTCCTTTCATGCTATCATTTTACCGATTGCCCGCGATGAACGGCATGCGGTATAGTAGACATACCATTCCCCATCCGAACAATCAGGAAGGACGGTCCGCCACATGAGCGAACAACCCAACAAACGCCGTTTCTTCCGGCTGAAGCTTCAGCGGCCGCTGGGCGCCGAGCTGCGCATGGTCGGTGTTCATGACAGCCATACGGTGACCCGCACGATGAAGACGGCCCTGCTGGACCTCTCGGCGGGAGGAGCCCGGTTCATTGCAACCGACCCGCTCCCTGATGAGAAGCACCTGCTGGTCGAGCTGCGGTTCACTGCGCTCGGGAGGGATTACAAGCCCCTTGGCGTCATCGTCCGTACGGTGGATACGGGCGGCCATCCGCAGTACTGTGCGCAGTTCTCGCT containing:
- a CDS encoding methyl-accepting chemotaxis protein — its product is MKNLKVSVKLLILTVLSILIIIGIGTFGYNATGDMSHASSSMYGDNLVPISTTAQIRINNRAIDTSVLELMLTTDPARNESLNKNIQDRAKKNQELTDEVASMLRSEEQLKIFASFKEQLPTYSASTKKVIDLAMANLNEEAYAIYVQETSVLREKLNATASELTEALQKEAAANNANTLQLSGFIQTLNLTVVIVSTLLFLGMGFYISRLITRPLRSIQELMAQAENGDLTVQGTYHSKDEIGQLTGSFNTMVRGLRELVTKISDQAMTLSASSEELTASSEQTVRASEHIASATGEMAAGFDTQVRTVAAASRSVESMHVKFTDIEENGSEMAQLVGSAASATDQGVHAVSSILRQMGEIESSVSETQQRILTLGERTEQIGTFVTTINEIARQTNLLALNASIEASRAGDAGRGFAVVAEEIRKLADATSQSSKQIADIITGVQAESHRAVESMNRGAERVEQGVKQSGEVSDAFESIDTAIRRVSEKVHAVEAAIRAVAAESRAITEAMEQVNSVSEQGAASIQQTTAASEEQLSTMEEVAGSARSLAQLAEELQHTLSRFRV
- a CDS encoding sensor histidine kinase — encoded protein: MNANWIFYFFTGAVCLSSLYYDQSPNPVLLVLAASAYALSLLKKQPGLPLRGVQLLLLVVFHYMSASWWILVLYYLHMSFLAYRLHRLWAALVVNGALMAAFSAVTLIHTPIHRDTSLLILFAAVSCLALSFLFRSYIHDIEKQKQRLSNEKKHLSTHDALTGLYNFQEFHRQLEGLAGAGNPFILVLIDCKDLKSLNTTNGFQGVNRILKQAAQLLRIMFPDACLISRYGGDEFALVVQAEDLEENHQRMTQLLASEFPRLAAIEVNFGMACYPQEGQHKDDLILVAEHNLYLMKRDSWLKREEHMLRSEKLRVVGELASGMAHEIRNPLTTVKGFLQLSKAGDYNVEPWYDLIMDEINRMSMLTAEFLQFSRPHVTQYKVQSITGCIHRIIQLLESESTRLGHEIHFEHPGQDLRMLMDQDKMLQLLLNLVKNAYEAMPEQGIVDIRLGARDGMAVIEIADNGKGIPETELDKIFIPFYTTKDSGTGLGLSICHKIVQDHEGVIEVESVLGLGTKFTITLPLTEAEEQPGEPLITTSRPTISV
- a CDS encoding divergent PAP2 family protein, which translates into the protein MNRALWTSIAGIGAAQALKVPMKLRQTGRIEWKDLFGTGGMPSSHSAAVVSLATYVGLKKGFASIPFALSTILSLIVMYDAMGIRRHAGLIAEEVNDIGAALLKLTNPAMREPGDKPKEELEESLGHLPEEVLGGALLGMAVGWLSYASERRNDPLQQAAELWNGLIRKSLAGLS
- the mobA gene encoding molybdenum cofactor guanylyltransferase, giving the protein MMTGIILAGGAMRRLRGREAGLLPYAEGTILERQLQVMESCCSEIILVTDDPRRYLEHVPRHVRVLADYYEGRGPLGGLHAGVALAQNNAVWVTGYAMPCVSPQAALRLLERMTREGNLACLPKGEQGLFPLHGVFSTRCLDPLEEVLQGEVSVQEWSALLDRLTISAVDEAELAAEGIEPGYMLRVRHAEDYWRALAQDAASRQ
- a CDS encoding Crp/Fnr family transcriptional regulator, which translates into the protein MTDTKQGGMIRHKANSECFSSQNLDRLKATMYEMNVKAGDHLFWEGDPADKLYYVKSGSVRITKDSGDGKHFILYTHGEGDLFGQLDPFQASLHSFNAETLEDSVIGAIQQKDLDTLLWQHGDLAVEFMKWMGLMHRMTQTKFRDLMMFGKPGALCSTLIRLCNSYGEKQGDAIRITRKVTNTELAEMIGSTRESVNRMLSDLKKADVVTLEGGYTIVKDLSYLRDICQCENCPLDMCRI
- a CDS encoding YfhH family protein, with the protein product MKKLYSQMTREEIEHEMKRLREEMEQAEFPSQKAVLESKYETAKSYTLDPADFPPGLYKVHNVQLPFHVVYLNGIMAWGTLDGREEASFPISMLTRFQA
- a CDS encoding phosphotransferase, with translation MFCTSEERISSILAKYFTSPSWIVEEKESGVNNTTRYIRMNGALYVLRIYENHADEQKAAFEHAVLRALGEARLPYAVPQPCLSLEGGTYVFSGDGKLAVLFHYIEGERAELDIPEVALAAGEAVGQLTAALEQVKIADAPAYEPYYDIYHVHPLVSREVLRTWLEEMSGRGMKDEAESVRNALDGLEQSLPELLQLPVQLVHSDIVYGNMLASGDRITAVLDFEFVTPDWRAMELGVFLAELFPPDRLGSPEAEEACWQAAERALEGYGRAAGLTEAELQALPQLLLLRRLVLVPHFLGRSLAGVEAEDRAQYYLAGFAKIQRLIAEHGLRLTALAERYIRKERQA
- a CDS encoding PilZ domain-containing protein; amino-acid sequence: MSEQPNKRRFFRLKLQRPLGAELRMVGVHDSHTVTRTMKTALLDLSAGGARFIATDPLPDEKHLLVELRFTALGRDYKPLGVIVRTVDTGGHPQYCAQFSLDEQDTATLASVINQLSIKLRRSPVLSSCSFVPEEELEGLGPF